The following proteins are co-located in the Telopea speciosissima isolate NSW1024214 ecotype Mountain lineage chromosome 9, Tspe_v1, whole genome shotgun sequence genome:
- the LOC122639274 gene encoding metal transporter Nramp6-like isoform X1: protein MAITGLISNDQPQFITSTENRACSNAPLIENQDSNQIIVPDRKSWKNLFAYMGPGFLVSIAYIDPGNFETDLQSGAQYKYELLWIILVASFAALVIQSLAANLGVVTGKHLAEHCRAEYSRVPNFILWMLAEISIVACDIPEVIGTAFALNMLFNIPLWCGVLLTGLSTLVFLALQQYGVRKLELFIAFLVFTIAACFCAELGYAKPNSSEVLKGLFVPSLKGNGATALAISLLGAMVMPHNLFLHSALVLSRRVPRSIQGIKDACRFYTIESAVALTIAFLINVSVISVSGAVCNSENLSQEDQTGCKNLDLNKASFLLRNVLGSFSSKLFAVALLASGQSSTITGTYAGQFVMQGFLHLRLRPWVRNFLTRCLAIVPSLIVSIIGGSAGAGKLIIIASMILSFELPFALVPLLKFTSSTTKMGLYANSTLITAVTWIIGSLIMAINIYFIATSFITLLLHSGLTVIVVVFSGIFGFSGMLIYLAGIAYLVFRKNKEVTHLLPLDEPETRQTINNPNNGSLYSLPRDDIVSMQLPQRIRTTEID from the exons AGAAAAAGTTGGAAAAACTTATTTGCATATATGGGTCCTGGATTTCTTGTTTCTATTGCATATATTGATCCTGGGAATT TCGAAACGGATCTACAGTCAGGTGCACAGTACAAGTATGAG ttgcTCTGGATCATCCTAGTTGCTTCTTTTGCTGCCCTTGTCATTCAATCCCTTGCAGCCAACCTTGGGGTGGTCACAG GAAAACATTTAGCAGAGCATTGTAGAGCTGAATATTCAAGGGTGCCAAACTTCATCCTATGGATGCTCGCTGAAATTTCAATAGTTGCATGTGACATTCCTGAAG TGATTGGAACAGCCTTTGCGCTGAACATGCTCTTCAACATTCCTCTATGGTGTGGTGTTCTTCTTACAGGGCTAAGTACTCTAGTTTTTCTAGCGCTGCAGCAATATGGG GTGAGGAAACTTGAGTTATTTATTGCATTTCTGGTATTTACAATTGCTGCATGCTTCTGTGCGGAGCTTGGATATGCAAAGCCCAACTCTTCAGAAGTTCTGAAGGGGCTTTTTGTTCCCTCACTCAAAGGAAACGGAGCTACTGCCCTTGCAATTTCACTTCTTGGTGCTATGGTGATGCC GCACAATCTTTTCCTCCACTCAGCATTGGTGCTTTCTAGGAGAGTTCCACGATCCATTCAGGGCATCAAG GATGCATGCAGATTTTATACCATAGAGAGTGCAGTTGCTCTAACGATAGCCTTTCTCATTAATGTATCAGTTATTTCTGTGAGTGGTGCAGTCTGCAATTCAGAAAACTTGAGTCAAGAAGATCAGACAGGCTGCAAGAACTTGGACTTGAACAAAGCCTCTTTTCTACTAAGA AATGTCTTAGGCAGTTTCAGTTCAAAGCTATTTGCAGTTGCATTATTGGCATCGGGTCAAAGTTCCACAATTACTGGGACCTATGCTGGGCAATTTGTCATGCAG GGGTTTCTTCATTTGCGTCTCAGGCCATGGGTACGGAACTTTTTAACAAGATGTTTGGCAATAGTGCCAAGTCTAATTGTTTCAATCATTGGTGGCTCTGCTGGGGCTGGCAAATTAATCATTATTGCATCG ATGATCCTGTCATTTGAACTCCCTTTTGCTCTCGTTCCACTTCTTAAGTTCACTAGCAGCACAACCAAGATGGGTTTATATGCGAACTCAACTTTG ATAACTGCAGTCACCTGGATCATAGGCTCCCTGATCATGGCCATTAACATATACTTTATTGCGACCAGCTTTATTACGTTACTACTTCATTCAGGGTTAACAGTCATCGTAGTTGTGTTTTCTGGGATATTTGGATTTTCAGGTATGTTGATATATTTGGCTGGGATTGCATACTTGGTTTTCcgaaaaaataaagaagttaCACACTTGTTGCCATTAGACGAGCCAGAGACCAGACAGACAATTAACAATCCAAATAATGGATCATTATATAGCCTCCCCAGAGACGATATTGTAAGCATGCAATTGCCTCAGAGGATTCGAACAACAGAAATTGACTAA
- the LOC122639274 gene encoding metal transporter Nramp6-like isoform X2: MAITGLISNDQPQFITSTENRACSNAPLIENQDSNQIIVPDRKSWKNLFAYMGPGFLVSIAYIDPGNFETDLQSGAQYKYELLWIILVASFAALVIQSLAANLGVVTGKHLAEHCRAEYSRVPNFILWMLAEISIVACDIPEVIGTAFALNMLFNIPLWCGVLLTGLSTLVFLALQQYGVRKLELFIAFLVFTIAACFCAELGYAKPNSSEVLKGLFVPSLKGNGATALAISLLGAMVMPHNLFLHSALVLSRRVPRSIQGIKDACRFYTIESAVALTIAFLINVSVISVSGAVCNSENLSQEDQTGCKNLDLNKASFLLRNVLGSFSSKLFAVALLASGQSSTITGTYAGQFVMQGFLHLRLRPWVRNFLTRCLAIVPSLIVSIIGGSAGAGKLIIIASITAVTWIIGSLIMAINIYFIATSFITLLLHSGLTVIVVVFSGIFGFSGMLIYLAGIAYLVFRKNKEVTHLLPLDEPETRQTINNPNNGSLYSLPRDDIVSMQLPQRIRTTEID; encoded by the exons AGAAAAAGTTGGAAAAACTTATTTGCATATATGGGTCCTGGATTTCTTGTTTCTATTGCATATATTGATCCTGGGAATT TCGAAACGGATCTACAGTCAGGTGCACAGTACAAGTATGAG ttgcTCTGGATCATCCTAGTTGCTTCTTTTGCTGCCCTTGTCATTCAATCCCTTGCAGCCAACCTTGGGGTGGTCACAG GAAAACATTTAGCAGAGCATTGTAGAGCTGAATATTCAAGGGTGCCAAACTTCATCCTATGGATGCTCGCTGAAATTTCAATAGTTGCATGTGACATTCCTGAAG TGATTGGAACAGCCTTTGCGCTGAACATGCTCTTCAACATTCCTCTATGGTGTGGTGTTCTTCTTACAGGGCTAAGTACTCTAGTTTTTCTAGCGCTGCAGCAATATGGG GTGAGGAAACTTGAGTTATTTATTGCATTTCTGGTATTTACAATTGCTGCATGCTTCTGTGCGGAGCTTGGATATGCAAAGCCCAACTCTTCAGAAGTTCTGAAGGGGCTTTTTGTTCCCTCACTCAAAGGAAACGGAGCTACTGCCCTTGCAATTTCACTTCTTGGTGCTATGGTGATGCC GCACAATCTTTTCCTCCACTCAGCATTGGTGCTTTCTAGGAGAGTTCCACGATCCATTCAGGGCATCAAG GATGCATGCAGATTTTATACCATAGAGAGTGCAGTTGCTCTAACGATAGCCTTTCTCATTAATGTATCAGTTATTTCTGTGAGTGGTGCAGTCTGCAATTCAGAAAACTTGAGTCAAGAAGATCAGACAGGCTGCAAGAACTTGGACTTGAACAAAGCCTCTTTTCTACTAAGA AATGTCTTAGGCAGTTTCAGTTCAAAGCTATTTGCAGTTGCATTATTGGCATCGGGTCAAAGTTCCACAATTACTGGGACCTATGCTGGGCAATTTGTCATGCAG GGGTTTCTTCATTTGCGTCTCAGGCCATGGGTACGGAACTTTTTAACAAGATGTTTGGCAATAGTGCCAAGTCTAATTGTTTCAATCATTGGTGGCTCTGCTGGGGCTGGCAAATTAATCATTATTGCATCG ATAACTGCAGTCACCTGGATCATAGGCTCCCTGATCATGGCCATTAACATATACTTTATTGCGACCAGCTTTATTACGTTACTACTTCATTCAGGGTTAACAGTCATCGTAGTTGTGTTTTCTGGGATATTTGGATTTTCAGGTATGTTGATATATTTGGCTGGGATTGCATACTTGGTTTTCcgaaaaaataaagaagttaCACACTTGTTGCCATTAGACGAGCCAGAGACCAGACAGACAATTAACAATCCAAATAATGGATCATTATATAGCCTCCCCAGAGACGATATTGTAAGCATGCAATTGCCTCAGAGGATTCGAACAACAGAAATTGACTAA